GCCAATTGAATGCCCTCATCACACAATCTGGACAAATCTTGCAAAGTTTGTCTTTGCTGTCCAAAGCCTTGTAAGCAAAGAAAGGTTTCAAACACTTGTCTTCTGGGAGTTGGAACATCCATGACACTTTTGACAGTCTGTTCCAATGTCTCCCTGTCAGCGTTCCAATCAGCTACTCTCCAACCGCATTCTAAAAGAAGATCAGAAAATCCTTCATGTTTAGCAAGTTCAGTGAGAATATCCCAATGTTGAAGCTTTTCGGTACATAAGATCCAATGATCTTCCCAAAGAGCGTATTCGGATTCTCCATAAGGAAGTGCACCACTTCTTGCCTTGATTTGAGCAGCTTCGTACAATTGCTGAGCTTTATCCCAAAGACCAATCTGTTCAAAAGATAGAGCCGAGATGGTTTCTGAGTACttggctcttcttctccacaaTCCATAGAACATATCGTCTTCCTTTAAAGTAGCgaacaacttggccaaggcATCCTGTGTAACTTCACGAACTTCAGCATTTCCATTGACCGattgttcttcaatgttttccaaaatgTGAATTCCATGAGCCCAGGCATTGAAGTTTGCAGCTAGACATTCAACAGCGAATGGGGGCAATTGAAGTTCTTTGCATTTCGAAATACCTTCCAACAAAGACTGAACAACGTTAGGTCTGCTGTCTATTTGGCGAGTGTGATAATCCTTAGAAAGTAACACAACCAAAAATCTGGTGAAGTCAAGATGTTCGGATCTGGCAATGGATTCAAAAGCAACTGGGAACACAGTGGACCATGCTTTGTGTACAGATTCACTGCTTTGATAGAACATATCAATCAAAGGTTCCAAGACTTCACCAGCTTGCAACTGAGAGATTTCACTCAAAAACTCATTGTGCTTACTCAAAATATCAGTTAAGGCTTCACTCAGATCCACCTCCATTTCATTATCAACAGTGAAGGGGAATGAATCCAAAGGTGCCATCTTATACTCATCGGCAACAActtccaatttcttctcGCTATCGAAAGAACCATAAAGCAATTGTAAGGCTTGGTTCAACCACGGGTAGTCGGCCAAATATTCCCAATTCTGTTCACGAATCACGTAGTACAATCTCTTGTTAATATCCTTTTCCAAactcttgttcaacaaggacatCAACTTACGACGAATAGAGACGTCAGTAGATCTGGTTCCCACCAAGAATGGCTGTTCCATACGCACAGTAAGTTCGGTATTGCTAAATgcatcatcttcaaagatATCCACAATTATTTGATAGAACTCTTTCGAAAGGGTTGGTTCACctctgatttcaaacaccatcatcttcgCCAAGATTGCagccttttctttggtggtaggAAACAAATCTGTATGAGAAAACACCCATCCCTTGAcgattttgatgattttctCCAAGGTGTCCTTGTCCAAAGACCTTTCAATTAATTGGGCAAGTAAGGAAAGGAAAATACGTCTCTGGTCACCTAAGCTGGATATTCTCATTGACGACAAGTTTAATATTCTTTCCAACAACCTGGTAGTCATTTTTGCTTCAGATTCAGTAGATGAATCGCcggatgatgatgactgGGAACCCTGGTGAGTTATGGTGATGTGATCTTTGCACAACTTGCTGAATGTTCTCATTATAAGAGGCAAAAGAGGATCCAAAGTATTGGGCATGTAGTTAGCCAAAGTCCATGATAATGTGACTCCAGCAGCAACCGATGGCATTTCGTTCAAATCCTCAGCAACAGTGGTAGCTAACAAATCCACGAATTCCTTAACCTCGGTGTCCATATCCTCAGATAATTCGACCTTTTGCTCATCATTAATGGCTTGCAAAATGGTTCTCAAAACTCTTTGGAGAGCTTCTTGGATATCGTGATTGTCGGATTTAATACACTTCTCAAGTAACTTGTGGAAGTAAGCAATATTTTTCAATATCCATTCCGAAGTCTTCCATTCTAAAACAACACCCAACACTTCCAAGGCATTTAAGCAATATCCCAACAAGTTAGAAGAATTTAAGTCATTAGAAAGTAAGAACTTTTCGAAGAAGCTCAACTTGACGGAAACTTCATTCCAGTGTTTAGGACTTAAGAGGTCGCTTAAAATACCCAAAGctctttggccaagttcGCTTTCAGATGCTCTTTGGGGACTGATACAAACATATCTGATCAAGAAAGTTACACAAGCTTCTTTTTGACCCAAAGGCGCTTTATAGTTTGGAGATGTCGTGAAGTCATCTGCACTGACTTGCTTGTCCTCGTCTGACTCATCTGACTCTTCCACGGAAGTGTCTTCTAACCTCGCCTTCTCCTCCCAGTTCAAGATCAACTCGGCCAATTCAATAGCCAACACTTGATTCTCAACAGCAGGGTTAGCTAAAATCGTCAATTTACCCATTGCAGTGATGATGTTGGAAATGAAATGTTCTCTAGCAACAAAAAAGATATCTGGATGTTGAACAATGAACTGGTACACATTGAGCACTTGAGTCACATTGAATCCATCCTCTGATATAACTCTTCGAGGCCACTTCAACCAGCTTAAACTTGTATCTCCTTCGACTCTTTCTGGCATTACTGGAGCAAGGATATCCAATGCTTGTTTGACGAGATGTCTGGAGTCCGTTTGATGCGTACGAAGAAGAGCCACGAAGACCTGGGTAGCAAGCTTACTTGGAGTCTCATAAGCCGAAATAAAATAAGAGGTTGTCACATAGGCAACTTGCTTAGTGATATTATCCTCCAACTTAATGTAATTCCAActgaacttgatgatgtcCTTTCTGTATTCACTGATGTGATGCGATCCCCACTTAATCAATATTGCAGTAGCTTccaaaagttggaatcTATATCTATCGAGTCTTCCGGAAGTATGGCTCGTGATAATATCATTAGTGGATCTCCAGATGTCTTCACAAAAGGATTTCAACCAAACTGGCGATTTCTTacctttgaagaaagcGTCAAGTCCGCCACTTCTCTTTatttcaaacaaaatgatAGAGTTGAATACCTTCTTTAAGATGAAGATTTTGGCACCTAAATGAGATTCTGGTTTCAGAATAAATTTGGTACAATTCTCCAAGTATTTTGCTTTGAACACAGTATCTTCTGACGACACAATAGATTGGAAAAtaaaatcttcaacaagagTAGGTACTCTTTTATCGGACAAGAaaatttcatcaataaccAAGAATAAAAGCTCAACGTTTGCGGGGTTCTGTTTCATGAAACGGACTATTAGGCGTTGAATCTTGCTAATGGCTTGATCGGATTGGAAATATGCAGATGAAGCCAGATTTTCATTGGTATTCAATACATCTTGagacattttgaaaagtttcaAGGTCAAATCCTTCTGTTCATTGAACCACTCATTATCATTCTCACTCATAGCCTCCAATAGATCTACCGTATTCGCGTATTTGATAACTTTCACTTCGTAGTCAGTTTCAGATTCCAAGTCGTCAGTGATTTCACTGAACTTctccttcatcaattctCTGATATTTGAACACTCACTCAATCCAACAAAGTGAGCAAGCATATTGCCCAACTTTCTATTCTTGTaattcttgatgaaataCTCAACGGTGTTTTCTGAGAATCTATTCAAAAACTTCGCAACTGGGGGTCTAAATGGTGAGTTTAGGTGACGGTCCAAATGTCCTTCCAAGTATTGAAGagtgttgatgatttcttccatGAAGGTGAATGCTTTAGCCGGTAAAAGGTGGAAAATATTCAAAATGGCAATCACAATCTTAACTGTATGATTACTCTCGAGATCCTGGCTTGAAATATGTCTGAGGGTGTTTATTTGGGCCCATGCCATCAAATGGTCCAACAATTTACGGCCAATTTCGACTCTGAAATAGTAAATCAATAATTCCAAAAGTTTAGCAAGAGCTTCAAGGCCCCATACAGTTAATTTCTTGTGGTCAGacaagttcatcaacattgGACGAAGACCATTCTGAAGTAAATCTTTAGGCAACTTAGCATTTCCTTGGAGACTTGATTTTAACCCTAAGTAGGCAGCATTAATGATCTCAGTAGATTTATTGCAAAGTGCCTTGAAAAAAACACCCAAGATCTTAATTCTTGCTTCTGGAGCAGAACTCAAAGAGAAATCTGGTCTGGTCAATGCAAGAGATAATAATCGGATACAAACCACTCTCAATTCAATTAATTGTTTGGACGTTCTGTGCTCATATAATCGGTGCACATTGGCCAATGATTCATCTTCTGCATCAACCAATACCAAAGCCTCGAAAAGATGTCTATTCAACTCCTCGTTGAAAGTCAAGAAAGATTCATCAAGGCTCAAACAATAAGTAATTGCATCAATGTTACCAATTTGCATTGGGAATGGTAAGGCTCTCAACGGCTTTCCAAAAATAGGTGTTAAGAGTAACTGTTTGCAAGGGCCAATGATTGTAGCAATTGGGACAGAAGTAGTATCAGATAATactttcaaagacttctGAGACAACTGTCTTACATGGGGGTTGGCACTAGCAAGATCATACACCAAAGCACCCACAATAGTTTGGAATggcttctccaacaaagTCTCTTTCGTCATATCGACATTACAGTCATGGAGAATACTCAACACCAAACCCTCTGCTAATTCTCTGACAATCCGAGGGGCAGTATCGGGAGTGTCTCTTgcgatgaagaagatggatCTAACCAATTCAAATTGACGTTTGGAAAACCAACTAATTGGAATAGTCAACTCTTCTACCATGGTCTTGAGACCAAGAACTCCTCCTAGTTTCGTGTAGTAAAACTCGCTGTAGCAACAATGAGTAAACCTGTAGAAGATGGTTCTGAAAAATGGCGAGAACAAGGCGTCTTCATCGGAACCGAATATTGCGACAGTCGTAGTGTGAATGGTCTTGATGGTCTCAACACCTTTATCTCTAACTTCCTTATCCCAGAAGCTTAAGGCGTAGTTCAATGCGTTGAGGAATGCATTCTCACTAATGTACACTTTCCCTTCTTTGTCCTTCACTGAAAAAGATCTTTCCTTCTTGAGCTTCTCCACAACGGAGACCCTCAAATAAGTTAAAGTGAAGTGCACTGTGATACCATCAATGAGCTTGCCTGCTTCCTCTTTCAATTCAGGGACTGACatagagaagaagagaactTCTAACAATTTGCTGAAGAGCTTTTGTTGGATATCCAATTTTCCAGCATCTTTCACATCAGAGACTTCCAATTCAATTTCGTCCtcaactttttcttctttcaagatttgAACACATTTGGAAATATAACTTGGTAAATCTTCAGGTACTGGTGTGGAATCGATGAGTAATTTACAAATGGAAgtcaagtatttgaacgCGCTAACCCTGTAGTGAAGCTTGATTCTTTGatcttccaacaacttaaTTGCCGATTCAACACCTGGGGTGATTGATACAGGTATTTCACCATCTAACCCATGGATCAGGAACAAAGCTTTGACTTCGTGATTCAAAGCATCTTGGGATTGTAATCGGCTGTAAGGTTTAAAATGCTTATGGTTTCTACCTCCCAATTTACCAAGAATCCTGATAGCAGTATGTGagtgttgatggtggtaaGGAACTGGCTCCAAGTGTTTCCAGAGAGCGGTCATGATTTCATCAGTGACAGGCTCAATCATTGGGTCAAAGTATTCAGCAGTCAAGTTGTCAACACATAACTCGAAAGTTCTTAAACCTTGACTTACTAACTCCTGCGAACCATTCAAAGCGTGTACCAAAGGTCTTGTCAAGTAATTCAAGTGAGGAACAAGCACTGAAAGTCTTACAGGAACCGTCAAACACAACTCGACGTAAATATCTCTCTCATATGGACGACGGGCATTAGTAatcattttgttcaagctctCAAGTAAAACTGGTAAGATAGGCATGATTTCTTTGTATAAGCTTTCAAATCTTCCTCCACTGATACTTCTGAACAAGATTCTCACCAAGTATGAGTACACTATTGGTTCATCTGCATTGGTAGATAGCTTTAAGGACTCCAAAATAAGGTGGTTCAAGTGAGGTAAAATGACAGATTCATTGGTCGTTGGGAACAAATTCACAGACATGAAACACAATTTAAAGAGTCTTATCAAGATATTTGacttcaccaaatccaacttgCCTAACTCACCCAACTTGGATCTCAAAAACGATATCAATAAACCTGAAAAGTTGGCGGAAGTGATTTCTGAAGCCAAAAAGAATTGGGGCAAATGTAACAAGGCTGCATTGTCCAACATTGAATCGAATAGAAATGGCAACTCGGctccaacaatttcattgaaCGATGCAGGGTCAATGTGAATGAATATCGTGGCAAAGATTTCCATTAaatctttttcttcttttgaagacgTTATGGGCAAGTTAGGACCTCCACTTGAAAAGTCAAATGCTTTTGTTTGAGGAGCGGCTTTGGGTTTGGAGATGGAGAAGAATCTCAAACAGCTAATCCCACTTCTGAACAATTCTCGTAAGATGTtcacttcttcaaaagagGTGATTTTCGCTGACTCATTCCATTTATCGTAGTTGACAGTTTGGCCACCATTCTTAGGATCAGAAGCAGTTGGTTGTGGGGGAATAGGTGGATTAcagttcttcaaaccaAAGATTACTGACTTCAAAAACGTCATCAAAGTCCTGAAAAGATATCTAGCATCCTTCAACATATCTGAATTAACGGTAGATGAAGCATTGAGTGGAGAGAGTGACTCGAGGTTGAACAAatcgatgatttcttcgTGGTCTTCATCCATCTTTGTGTCACCATCGTGCTCTCTCTCATCGTCACCATTCAAGTCTCCGTTGGCATCCCTCATAACAATATCATCGTCGTCGTTGGGTTTTTCAACGGGCGCAGAATCCAcatccttcaagaatttaATGTCCTTTATAGGAGCTTCAAGACCCAAAGACTTCTTGGATGAATATCTAGAAACGGCCTTTTTTGACTCTTGTTCCTTCGTTGCtttattcttttcaaattctttgtGAACCCTCATAATATAGTCATATTTTCTGTCCAAACTGTGGAATCTTTTGGCATAAGAATCAATTATAATCATGAACAACTGACGACCTTCCCCTTTGTTTGGCATTTTCATGATTCGttccaccaagttcaaaagtAACTTGGCACTCATGATTTGAACCGTTAAGGCCAAACTGtcatccttcaacaagtcacAGTAAATCGACACTGTGAGCCAGATTTGCTTAGGAGTCAATTCATTTCTGACGTTGTGAATGAAGTCTGCCACCGTAGAATAAGCCAATGGTCGTAAAGTTTCGTATGCAGTCAAGCCTTCACCGATTAAGATTTTCTCATCGAACAAAAGCTCAATCTTGGGAATGAATTGAGACCTGAAAGGTGTAGACAAAATGTGTCTTGTAGCATGTAAAAGTTCTTTTCTGGCAACAGATAACTCGGCCGGACAGTCTTGCAATAATCTCAAAATCACATCAGGAACAACTTTGGCCTGTTCTGGTGATAAGTGTTGGTTGGCATATCCTCTTATAAACACATAGGCCAAGAAAGAGGCAGCTTTGACTTGTCCCAAAATGAAATCACTGTAGGCCTGTCTGTTCGTGATATCTGGAGAAATCGACGTCACCACCTTGTTTTCGTTCTCTGGGCTTTCTCTATAATTCTTTTGCTCTTCCACTTGCAAGTTTAAAAGGTTCACGATTTTGGGTAAGAAAACACCCAACGAAGTCTGAACCAAATTCTTATAGGATGAGTATAATGAAACCATGGTAATGGGGCATTCCGCCAACGTCTTGAAGGAATGCATAGCGTTATTCAATGTTTTAGAGGTGTTTTCCTCGCCAAATGACGTAGGTGACAGTTCTTTGGTGTCGACATCTTGAGAAGGTGTGCTTGAAGCGTTGGAACTGAACACATTTGACACCGTCTCCGGCATGTTGTCATAGATATTGGAAATCACATCTATGAAGCCTTGGGCTTTTTCTCCCAAGTTTGCTTTGTATGCCTTGTGCAAACTAGTGATAATTTTCATACATAAAACACCAttgtcttcattttcatcaaccaaAATGGTGGTTAACGTGTCTAGGATTTGTTCTGAGTAAGGTTGAAAAGTTTCGTTCATAATTGATCTGTGTATGATCTCGAGAACCGAATTACGAAGCTTCTGCTCTGGTGCTTGGGATGTAAACACTATAGGTACCTCTTTCAAATAattcaagaagattggaATCAAGTTTGATAAAAAGTATTCGTATTCTGCAGCACCATTGAAAGTCTCTATCATGTCCAACAACTCTCTTAAGATGGAGTGTTTCTCCTTATAGTCATCGTTGTCGTTGAGCCTCGACACAAACGTGTCTAGCTGTGACTTGTAGGACATTGTAGTTTACTTTCTTGGTAGCGACAAATTTGTTTTTCTGAGGTTGAAAAAAAGGTGGGAATCGGGTCTGCCAAATATTCGAGTTTATCGCGTGAATTCCACGTGATAGTCACGTGTACTGCTTCCATGTAAAGGTCTTACCTTGATCATGCGTCCAATTGAAGTCCCACAAGTACTGCTAGTTGAAAAGTCATGAAAGCCAGATAACAATACCTCTTTTCATAATTTTCTGTTTATTCAGAGTATGAAGATAAAATTTTCTATCTATGGCGATTTTCACCAATTCAATAAAGTTTTGAGGTAGCTTTGAGTTGGTTTCTTAACTCTCTCAACAATAAAACTCCATTTCCAAGAGCAATTACTACTAAAAATGAGAAAGCCGTCCATGTGACAGCTTCAGCCCTGATGCCGGTTTTTACTTGTACCAACTTCATCGACGCAGATGGCACAAGCGCCTGGTTAGCTTTAGTTGCTTGATGCTGCAACATTGACCCAACTCCCCACACCATGGCATCAATACCTGAGACACCCACAATCATCTTCCtaacaagaagttttcCTGGCAAAAGTGGAACCAGGATCCAAGCGTTAAGTGCCAAACATGCGAGTGCCATTATCATAGCTGACATAAGTACATATGGATAGCAtatattgttgaattttcTTGCtaatttgaccaagtcaatTGTGGTGTTTTTATCACCTGTATCAACGCTAATAATTGGATAGGTCTTCAACTTTCCCAAGTTATCAAATGTCGTACACGATACCAGGCCATCATAGGAAACACAGAAACTCAAGTATCCAATTGAAAGGGTGAACAGCGATAAATCCAGTTCGGTGGTTTCAGTTCCGTTGAAAGAAACAATCAGCATCtcctttttgttgaactgaTATCTGGTCAAGAATAGGCTGGAATAAGCTTCAGTGGAAGTGTAGCAACTCATGAGTAGGAAGCCCAAGAGGAAATTGGTAATGAAAACGCAAATGCACAAGACAACGGCGGGAATCTTGGCTGCAAAGTTTACCATATTTTCAAAAAATAAGAGAAAAGGTTGGGGACCATTGGAACTAAGAGCCTCGTACGCAGTTCTTATATAAACCACCAATATGAGAAGATTGACAAGTTTAGTGTTTCAGATTATGTATGAAAAGCATGCACATCTGGGGTGTTTCAGATTTGTTTCAGAGTTTTCGCAGTCAAATGCATAGGCTCATATATTCATACTAATAAAAAATCTAGAAAAAAAATCTTAATAAACGATATAACCCCACCAAGAGCAAAACGGTGGCTCCAGCAGTGCCAAATACGGGGATAATTTCCAAGACACTTCTCAATTTCACTCCTCCTTCGACAGTATGTTGGGAGACCTTCTCTACCGTATTGTTAGACGAACTATTTGGAGACACAAAAGACCCATGCTTGTAAAAACTATCCATAAGGGCATCTTTTTCATACCAGATTTGGAAGAGCCAGttctcaaacttctttaaAGTCTCCTCGTCCACTAGGTCGACATCGgcaacatcatcatcacccaaAGGTATATCTTCAATTCTAAAGCTTCGGAAATGGTAATTGATTTTTTCAGGTCCCCtactcaacaagaacaatcCCTTTAACGTGAAGatatcttcaccaaattcaCCCGCCTTCAATCCCCCATAAGCAGTGGTTATATCGTACACCACTTCCACGGTTCCTCTTAACTTGCGCAATACCAAGAATAACCCTCTGATTCGGGGAAGCAACACATGTTTTAAAGGGGGCAAGTTGTTAGCATCACAAAACtctcttgatttcttggttGTTCTTAGTGAAGGAACTGTGCCTTCTGGGAACAATAGTATTTGATAAGGAGATATGTCATCACTTACCTTCTCCTTAGGCCACGACTGAACATCGCTAACACTAGTTGTAGCTCGAAACGATGTCACATGTCTAACACCTGAAGCAGGCCCCGAGCCTCGAGCATTAGCATCCACTTCGAGTAGCTGACTGGTGAGCTTGATTTTATCTTCGTCCCATTTTCTGGATAAAaacatgaagttgaagttggtcaTTCCGTAACCCAAGATGGGCGTTTTTGACATGTCCTTCATAATGATGTACACAAATTCAGAGAGCCTGGACGTATAATTTAAAAACCACAAATAGAACCAATCTGTGTATATTTGGTGGTTGGAGATCATCACCGAGTTGGGTGACAACGAGGTGGAAATCAAATTACCGGGCAATTGGCTGAAAGAATTCTCAAGTGGTAACTTGGAAGGATCGTAGGTGATAGATATCGTGGTAGAATTCAATATTGATATCACAAACGTaaagagttgaaggaaatgCCTCTTGGTGAGATTGATCATACTATGTCTGTACTTGGGACGGTCTTTCAAAATAAAGAGGAACACTCGCTGTGTCCATACGATGGAAACACATCCAAATAAgaagaatatcaacaaAATTATGTTTCTGACAACCACAATTGGTGTGGGGAGATACCATTTGCCAGACATGATGATGGATGGAAGTGGCGGCAAATCAAGACAAACAGTTAGATTATGTATCAGATGAGGATTTAGGTAAGGACCGCTATGTATAGTGATGGACCTATGTTTCAACCTGTTCAATGGCGATTATTATCGCAGTCAGGCAGAGTTAAACTTTGTCAAGACGTTAAAAGGGCGTGACGGATCGTACAAATATTAGGTTGGTTGATATGCGAGTGATTCTGACAGATGGGGCGTGCGCGCAACCGGCGGTGAATTGTACATTAGATACTACTAGCattcaaaatatcatcGAATAGGTAATCGATGTTGATACCCACAGACTTGAGGTCATCAAGCTGAGGCTCCAAGACGTTCAAAAACGATTTGAACAACGgcttgtctttgatgagGAGTTTGGTGTTATTATCGTCATCGGGGTCTTCCGGAGTTAAGAGAGTACCTAACAACTGCTTCTTTATagacttgatcaaatttATACCCTCTTCAATACACCAGTTGATCAAACCACTTGAGTCAACGTTCCCACCATTGTCCCTTTCCAATATAGGGAAAATGCATTCCTTGTatgaagaaatggtttTCTTCATAATGGATACATAGATGATCACCATATTAGAAATATAGTTACCCACATCTGCTTTGGTGGATCCTTGAACAGTgaccaccaacttggagatgatgttggccaagttggcagTAGTAGCCCGTAAAAATGCTGAAATACCCTTATCCAATACCCCAAAACTGTAGAAGAATTCGAGGATCTCCCCCAATTCAGATGTTTTGAGTTTAGCTATGTTGTGCTGcaagttgaaggacaaGGAGCGCtgaacttcttgttttcTATTAGAgagcttcaacttgattaCATCCACCAATAGCTTAATTTCGTCTAGAGATGCCATAGTTTCTTGATCACTTGTTTCAGTCTTGCTCACAATCCTTTCCACATTGAGCACCTTATTCTCGATATAGTTTATCATACCGACCGCTTCAGGGTATTTATCATGGGCAATCTCAACATCCACTTCGTCAAGTCTATCCTCAACTCTCTTTAACtcgttgaaaaattgacCCTTATCgttcttggtgaagtttgaaaatttACCATTTGCAGAGAAATCATGCGACCGGTTTCTGGAATGAACTCTAGCAGATATATCTTGTAGTAAGATATCAGCACTGTGTCTATGAGAACCACTTCTTCTCTTATTATTGTTTTCTTCGTCGAAGACTCCAGAGTTTCTTAGAGATTCTCGAAGCTGTCTCTTTTCGTCATCAGTCTCAAAGCCATCTTCATGGGTTGACCCTCTGATGTCATAGAATCTCTCTTTCTGTGAAAGTTCACTCTTCCCTTTATTATAGGCATCATTAATCTTCACGAAATGGTCGTACCGGTCTGTTTGATAAACATATCCTCCTGATCGGGTGGTTAACAGAATAAGATAAGTTTTGTTGGGGTCATCATCTGCTTTCCTTTGGTTGATTACCTGAAGCTGTACATCATGTAACGGCCAGCAATGGACTGCCTGAAGCCTGGACTTATTGCTTGCATTCTTGGAGGAAGACGAGGACTTCTTAGTAGCAATCAATATGAGATCATTTAACACAAATATATGAATGGCTTTTATGGCTTTCCAATTGCCAATGTTAATCTCAAACCACCTTCCACTTTCTGCAAGCACATGTCTGCCTTGCACACTTTGAATAAGTTTCGAGGCACCTTCAACATGTTTAAACAACGACTGTAACTCACTAACCCACATTTTCTCCAACACTATAATCGAGGAACGGTCTTTACGTTTAGGCTTTTTTGTACCATATGGAGAGCGTTCATCTggcttttcttccaagCTCAATCTTCGTTCAGCGGCATCTTTGAACTCATCCAACACTTCCATCAACTCTCTCGAGGAAATTCTTAGTTGCAATAGTTCATCTTGAGTGTCCTTGAGATCAGTCATCAACTCAAGGATGTTTTTCTGATTTTCATTGATGCTATTCTTGATATCTCGTTCCACCACTGCTCTTTGTTTTACCAACACCTTGTAGTAATCGTCGATTTCAGCAGCCGT
Above is a window of Yamadazyma tenuis chromosome 1, complete sequence DNA encoding:
- the EXO84 gene encoding exocyst complex component exo84 (COG:U; EggNog:ENOG503NXG5), whose translation is MDFDAKAAHRKSRAPWKLPSSSEKSNNPYANANAFAPRTAESRDSDNLSVPNPYNNRSNKNKKTRRSSIHASASAAAHTRNMIDAAKAPPVPQLPDLNALKAAVESKPARGESDNINSRLLDDLANGTAAEIDDYYKVLVKQRAVVERDIKNSINENQKNILELMTDLKDTQDELLQLRISSRELMEVLDEFKDAAERRLSLEEKPDERSPYGTKKPKRKDRSSIIVLEKMWVSELQSLFKHVEGASKLIQSVQGRHVLAESGRWFEINIGNWKAIKAIHIFVLNDLILIATKKSSSSSKNASNKSRLQAVHCWPLHDVQLQVINQRKADDDPNKTYLISLTTRSGGYVYQTDRYDHFVKINDAYNKGKSELSQKERFYDIRGSTHEDGFETDDEKRQLRESLRNSGVFDEENNNKRRSGSHRHSADILLQDISARVHSRNRSHDFSANGKFSNFTKNDKGQFFNELKRVEDRLDEVDVEIAHDKYPEAVGMINYIENKVLNVERIVSKTETSDQETMASLDEIKLLVDVIKLKLSNRKQEVQRSLSFNLQHNIAKLKTSELGEILEFFYSFGVLDKGISAFLRATTANLANIISKLVVTVQGSTKADVGNYISNMVIIYVSIMKKTISSYKECIFPILERDNGGNVDSSGLINWCIEEGINLIKSIKKQLLGTLLTPEDPDDDNNTKLLIKDKPLFKSFLNVLEPQLDDLKSVGINIDYLFDDILNASSI
- a CDS encoding uncharacterized protein (EggNog:ENOG503NV8M; COG:I), translating into MSGKWYLPTPIVVVRNIILLIFFLFGCVSIVWTQRVFLFILKDRPKYRHSMINLTKRHFLQLFTFVISILNSTTISITYDPSKLPLENSFSQLPGNLISTSLSPNSVMISNHQIYTDWFYLWFLNYTSRLSEFVYIIMKDMSKTPILGYGMTNFNFMFLSRKWDEDKIKLTSQLLEVDANARGSGPASGVRHVTSFRATTSVSDVQSWPKEKVSDDISPYQILLFPEGTVPSLRTTKKSREFCDANNLPPLKHVLLPRIRGLFLVLRKLRGTVEVVYDITTAYGGLKAGEFGEDIFTLKGLFLLSRGPEKINYHFRSFRIEDIPLGDDDVADVDLVDEETLKKFENWLFQIWYEKDALMDSFYKHGSFVSPNSSSNNTVEKVSQHTVEGGVKLRSVLEIIPVFGTAGATVLLLVGLYRLLRFFF
- a CDS encoding uncharacterized protein (COG:S; EggNog:ENOG503NZZ8); protein product: MSCYTSTEAYSSLFLTRYQFNKKEMSIVSFNGTETTESDLSSFTLSIGYLSFCVSYDGSVSCTTFDNLGKLKTYPIISVDTGDKNTTIDLVKLARKFNNICYPYVLMSAMIMALACLALNAWISVPLLPGKLLVRKMIVGVSGIDAMVWGVGSMLQHQATKANQALVPSASMKLVQVKTGIRAEAVTWTAFSFLVVIALGNGVLLLRELRNQLKATSKLY